A portion of the Caenorhabditis elegans chromosome III genome contains these proteins:
- the rpl-36 gene encoding Large ribosomal subunit protein eL36 (Confirmed by transcript evidence) → MSGPGIEGLAVGLNKGHAATQLPVKQRQNRHKGVASKKTKIVRELVREITGFAPYERRVLEMLRISKDKRALKFLKRRIGTHRRAKGKREELQNVIIAQRKAHK, encoded by the exons ATGAGCGGACCAGGAATTGAAGGTTTGGCCGTCGGTCTCAACAAGGGACATGCTGCTACCCAACTTCCAGTTAAGCAGCGTCAAAACAGACACAAGGGAGTCGCCTCCAAGAAGACCAAG atCGTCCGAGAGCTCGTTCGTGAGATCACCGGATTCGCTCCATACGAGCGTCGCGTTCTGGAAATGCTTCGTATCTCCAAGGACAAGCGCGCCCTCAAGTTCTTGAAGAGACGCATCGGAACCCACCGTCGTGCTAAGGGAAAGAGAGAGGAACTCCAAAACGTCATCATCGCTCAACGCAAAGCCCACAAATAA
- the ndab-2 gene encoding Acyl carrier protein (Confirmed by transcript evidence), with protein sequence MFGRQVGRVVFRTASVVVQRRSVSASVPQMVKLVAPSVNFIQTRGSKIEVFGPFDPPKQLTFKQVEDRVLKAVRSWDRFPADKESLLKLDADLSKDFGFDSLDQVEIVMALEDEFGFEIPLQDSDKFKTIRDAFKYICEREDVYE encoded by the exons ATGTTTGGTCGTCAAGTTGGACGCGTCGTTTTCAGAACTGCCTCGGTGGTAGTTCAACGGAGATCTGTGTCAGCTTCGGTGCCGCAAATGGTCAAGCTCGTGGCTCCATCTGTAAATTTCATTCAAACTAG GGGAAGCAAAATTGAAGTCTTCGGACCATTCGACCCCCCAAAGCAACTCACATTCAAACAG gttgaaGATCGTGTTTTGAAAGCAGTTCGCTCATGGGATCGTTTCCCAGCAGACAAGGAGTCACTTTTGAAGCTTGATGCTGATTTGAGCAAAGATTTTGGATTTGATTCTCTGGATCag gTCGAAATTGTGATGGCACTGGAAGACGAATTCGGATTCGAGATCCCACTTCAGGATTCCGATAAGTTCAAGACCATTCGCGATGCATTCAAGTACATTTGCGAGCGTGAGGATGTATACGAGTAG
- the epg-4 gene encoding Ectopic P granules protein 4 (Confirmed by transcript evidence), with translation MVKFQIIARDFYHGFIDSFKGITFVRRIREEEAKEVKVEPPKPVERTVLMMRREKQGIFKRPPEPPKKKDSFLKKLWQIYAMNIGFLVLWQVCILILGLFFSFFDRTDLGHNIGYILIIPIFFASRIIQALWFSDISGACMRALKLPPPPVVPFSSMLAGTLISALHQIFFLIQGMLSQYLPIPLITPVIVYLHMALLNSMYCFDYFFDGYNLSFLRRKDIFESHWPYFLGFGTPLALACSISSNMFVNSVIFALLFPFFIITSYPANWNRKYEEEIPKIAFCRISYMFTELVGKFVKSITPTNNPTAARNNAQN, from the exons atggtcaaatttcaaataatagcTCGAGATTTTTACCATGGATTTATTGATTCATTTAAAGGAATCACT TTTGTTCGGCGTATTCGTGAAGAAGAAGCGAAAGAAGTAAAAGTAGAACCACCGAAGCCAGTTGAACGAACAGTTTTAATGATGAGACGAGAAAAAcaaggaattttcaaaagaccTCCTGAACCACCGAAGAAGAAAGatagctttttgaaaaa actcTGGCAAATCTATGCTATGAATATCGGTTTCTTGGTTCTGTGGCAGGTCTGTATATTGATTCTTGGTCTATTCTTCAGCTTTTTCGATCGAACTGATTTGGGTCACAATATCGGCTACATTCTGATTATTCCCATCTTTTTTGCTTCTCGAATCATTCAGGCACTTTGGTTCTCAGATATTTCAGGAGCCTGTATGAGAGCTCTAAAATTGCCACCACCACCTGTCGTTCCTTTTAG ttctatGTTAGCGGGAACTCTCATTTCTGCGctccatcaaatttttttcctcattCAAGGAATGCTTTCGCAATATCTTCCAATTCCTCTTATCACACCAGTTATCGTTTATCTTCATATGGCTCTACTTAACTCAATGTACTG tttcGATTACTTCTTCGACGGTTACAACCTTTCATTCCTTCGACGCAAAGATATTTTCGAATCACACTGGCCGTACTTCCTTGGTTTTGGAACTCCCCTGGCACTTGCTTGCTCAATCAGCAGTAATATGTTTGTGAACAGTGTCATTTTTGCACTTCTCTTCCCATTTTTCATCATCACCAGCTATCCG GCAAATTGGAATAGAAAATACGAAGaggaaattccgaaaattgcaTTCTGCCGTATTTCATACATGTTCACTGAACTTGTTGGAAAATTCGTCAAAAGCATTACACCAACCAATAATCCAACTGCTGCTCGAAATAACGCTCAAAATTAG
- the yju-2 gene encoding Splicing factor YJU2 (Confirmed by transcript evidence), with protein MTGTERKVFQKYYPPDFDPSKIPRAKGQKNRQFVQRVMTPFNMQCNTCHEYIYKGKKFNMKRETAEGETYLGLKLFRFYFRCPNCLAEITFKTDLENCDYQNEHGATRLFEAVKLYQDQQKQVDEQEAEDAKDPMKMLEKRTMQSRQEMEEMGNLEDLQESSRTKECIDTIGFLSSTDPHIAQAQRIKMMEDEDDRMARELMGITSEGRIERRIKDDEDNSDGADEDDKDIPGPSASVVPSTSSMLKPAIPKLGMDDSGNSRKRNEQRDRFAGIKLIKKAKPSEPSTSSTASSTSSAPPPLPSSAASSGLSLLADYGSGSDSD; from the exons ATGACAGGAACCGAGAGAAAAGTTTTCCAG AAATACTATCCACCGGATTTCGATCCATCAAAAATACCACGAGCAAAGGGACAGAAAAACAG ACAATTCGTTCAACGTGTTATGACACCATTTAACATGCAATGCAATACATGCCATGAGTATATTTATAAAG gtaaaaagtTCAACATGAAGCGTGAAACGGCTGAAGGAGAAACGTATCTCGGTTTGAAACTGTTCCGATTCTATTTCCGATGTCCTAATTGCCTCGCTGAAATTACTTTCAAGACTGATTTGGAAAACTGTGATTATCAGAATGAGCATGGAGCAACAAGACTTTTTGAAGCTGTCAAA ctttaccAAGATCAACAAAAACAAGTGGATGAACAAGAAGCAGAAGATGCGAAGGATCCCatgaaaatgctcgaaaagAGAACAATGCAAAGTCGTcaagaaatggaagaaatggGAAATCTGGAAGATCTTCAAGAATCAAGCAGAACGAAAGAATGTATCGACACCATTGGTTTCTTGTCGTCAACTGATCCTCATATCGCACAAGCTCAGAGAATTAAAATGATGGAGGACGAGGATGATCGAATGGCAAG agaactcATGGGAATCACTTCAGAAGGACGAATCGAGCGACGTATTAAGGATGATGAGGATAACTCAGATGGTGCAGATGAAGATGATAAAGATATTCCTGGTCCAAGCGCATCGGTTGTTCCATCTACTTCTTCCATGCTTAAACCAGCGATCCCGAAACTTGGAATGGATGATTCAGGGAATTCAAGAAAACGAAATGAGCAGAGAGATCGATTCGCGGGaataaaattgatcaaaaaagcGAAG ccaTCTGAACCTTCTACATCTTCTACTGCTTCATCTACATCGTCGGCTCCTCCTCCGCTACCATCTTCAGCTGCTTCATCGGGACTTTCACTTCTCGCAGATTACGGATCTGGTTCTGACTCTGATTAA
- the F37C12.14 gene encoding Ovule protein (Confirmed by transcript evidence), translated as MTTPLPNFYYFAPLNGIWCPPPTSIYTFFSISSPVIMYSQVQNQMWKFSIPNLNTFYSNIIQLTEDQPMHLLEPEKPMEIEVENSSHLDFKRENSEYDFKVEKADYSDMPQLTRMDC; from the exons ATGACAACGCCTCTTCCCAATTTCTATTACTTTGCACCACTAAATGGCATTTGGTGTCCACCACCTACAAGTAtctacacatttttttcaatctcg AGCCCAGTGATTATGTACAGTCAAGTTCAAAATCAGatgtggaaattttcgattcctaatctaaatacattttattcaaatattattcaaCTGACTGAAGATCAACCTATGCATCTTTTGGAACCAGAAAAGCCAATGGAAATCGAAGTTGAAAATAGCAGTCACCTAGATTTTAAGAGG gaGAATTCAGAGTATGACTTCAAAGTGGAAAAGGCTGACTACTCAG aTATGCCTCAGCTCACTCGTATGGACTGTTAG
- the F37C12.10 gene encoding uncharacterized protein (Partially confirmed by transcript evidence): MKAGFIIIALCFLSLLRIGSTAPMGVTVKASYDQQIINLIVWICPDPTLFAMVQSALQQYRTVDDINKSVQDQVSGYRNAIWLVNTINYSRTTADTDPGPNRSSQNLCFVQAPNEKLVVFVAAAVA; the protein is encoded by the exons ATGAAAGCGGGATTTATTATAATTgctctttgttttctttctttaTTGCGAATCGGTTCAACTGCTCCAATGGGTGTTACTGTCAAAGCAAGTTATGATCAACAGATTATAAATTTAATAG TATGGATTTGTCCAGATCCAACACTTTTTGCAATGGTCCAATCAGCTTTGCAACAATATCGAACTGTTGATGACATCAATAAATCAGTTCAAGATCAAGTTTCGGGCTACCGTAATGCCATTTGGTTAGTGAACACGATCAACTACAGTAGGACGACAGCTGACACGGATCCTGGTCCCAACAGATCTTCCCAGAATTTGTGTTTCGTGCAGGCGCCAAATGAGAAATTGGTTGTTTTCGTGGCAGCAGCGGTAGCCTga
- the F37C12.21 gene encoding uncharacterized protein (Partially confirmed by transcript evidence) has product MNQIVNTDKTVKKELTTRWKKLLVSKRKGKWSLGGERLSVIIRSKLSTLFFENRCRCRQRIFSEISHGFYTNNRIIFLFKNGIAYFLRIPDFVMKALLLILLVSSVVCDAPMKSPMCLCAPGQICTKGTCHDYLIPNRARRSTGCDKRCPINTYCDSGSCMSSSYFG; this is encoded by the exons ATGAACCAAATTGTTAACACcgataaaactgtaaaaaaggAGCTGACAACTCGGTGGAAAAAGTTATTAGTTTCGAAAAGAAAGGGAAAATGGAGTCTCGGTGGCGAAAGGTTATCAGTCATCATAAGAA gcaaGCTGTCAACATTATTCTTTGAAAACAGATGTCGGTGTCGGcaaagaattttttctgaaatttctcatGGGTTCTATACCAATAATcgaatcatttttctttttaagaaTGGGATTGCATATTTTCTCAGAATTCCAGATTTTGTGATGAAAGCGCTTTTG TTGATTCTACTTGTGTCCAGCGTGGTATGCGATGCACCCATGAAATCTCCGATGTGCTTGTGTGCTCCCGGCCAAATTTGCACTAAGGGAACATGCCATGATTACTTGATTCCGAATCGTGCGCGTCGATCGACCGGATGCGACAAAAGATGTCCAATCAATACCTATTGCGACAGCGGAAGTTGCATGAGTTCCTCATACTTTGGATAA
- the rps-21 gene encoding Small ribosomal subunit protein eS21 (Confirmed by transcript evidence) — MQNDAGQTVELYVPRKCSSSNRIIGPKDHASVQIDFVDVDPETGRMIPGKSTRYAICGAIRRMGESDDAILRLAQKDGLVPRDDVKSN, encoded by the exons ATGCAAAACGACGCCGGACAAACCGTCGAGCTTTACGTTCCACGCAAGTG CTCTTCGTCCAACCGCATCATCGGACCAAAGGACCACGCTTCCGTCCAAATCGATTTCGTCGATGTCGACCCAGAGACTGGCCGCATG ATCCCAGGAAAGTCTACCCGCTACGCCATCTGTGGAGCTATCCGCCGCATGGGAGAATCCGACGACGCTATCTTGAGACTTGCCCAGAAGGACGGACTCGTGCCAAGAGATGATGTTAAGTCCAACTGA
- the mec-14 gene encoding NADP-dependent oxidoreductase domain-containing protein (Confirmed by transcript evidence), whose protein sequence is MQSHTFTRSRGVPIYMNGSVSHQRLYDRLSEPSTSRQLPRSISLAPTGHHRTGSTRIDREQVDTSLPVTYIPRFHDESAVRRMNYRQIPGTDIRMSKIGFGAAAIGGMFGNVEDSIIKIVETAIKQGINYIDTGYWYSQSRSESILGKALSKIPRKAYYISTKVGRFELDYARTFDFRADKILESLTNSLKRLQLTYIDICYVQIHDADFAPNESIVLYETLQALEMAKSSGKIRHIGLTGYPLGKLVQLVDCSATKIDFVMTYCKGTLNNNALGQFTAWFQTRNIAVINSGALCWGLLTEKGPPPWHPASDEIKEACLAATTYCSSKNISISKLALDYALNFPNVICCLVGMDSVQQVLDNLELSNFSRITDVEQRVRDRIMRRYLDRLENAGWEGVDVAQYWKKLKKLGLTALATHRHSSVESLASTLNGFSLYSSNSSSELRTPRRRRPF, encoded by the exons ATGCAATCACATACATTCACTCGGAGCCGTGGTGTTCCGATTTATATGAATGGATCTGTGTCACATCAAAGATTATACGATCGGCTTTCAGAG CCATCAACATCTCGACAGCTTCCCAGAAGTATTTCACTTGCTCCAACTGGACATCATCGTACCGGATCTACACGAATAGACAGAGAACAAGTTGAT acGTCCCTCCCTGTAACATATATACCTCGATTTCATGACGAGTCAGCAGTTCGACGAATGAATTACCGACAGATACCAGGAACCGACATTCGaatgtcaaaaattggattcg GTGCTGCTGCAATCGGAGGAATGTTTGGAAATGTAGAAGATTCGATAATAAAAATAGTGGAAACTGCCATAAAACAAG GTATCAATTATATCGATACAGGATACTGGTACAGTCAGAGTCGGAGTGAATCAATATTGGGAAAG GCTCTGTCAAAAATTCCACGAAAAGCATATTATATAAGTACAAAAGTTGGGAGATTCGAATTGGACTACGCTCGGACATTTGACTTTCGAGCTGATAAAATCCTGGAATCTTTGACAAATTCCCTAAAGCGACTTCAATTGACATATATTGACATTTGCTATGTTCAG atccaTGATGCAGACTTTGCTCCGAATGAATCAATTGTTCTATATGAAACTCTACAGGCTCTTGAAATGGCAAAGTCATCTGGAAAGATTAGGCACATTGGTCTGACGGGATATCCATTGGGAAAACTTGT tcaacttGTCGATTGTTCGGCTACTAAAATAGATTTTGTGATGACATACTGCAAAGGGACATTGAACAATAATGCTCTTGGACAATTTACTGCTTGGTTTCAGACTCGAAATATTGCAGTAATCAATTCTGGAGCACTATGTTGGGGTTTGCTCACAGAAAAGGGTCCACCGCCTTGGCATCCAGCAAGTGATGAAATTAAAGAAGCTTGCTTAGCAGCCACTACTTACTGTTCA TCTAAGAATATAAGCATATCAAAACTAGCTCTAGACTATGCTCTCAATTTCCCGAACGTTATTTGTTGTCTGGTTGGAATGGATAGTGTGCAACAAGTATTAGACAACCTGGAATTATCCAACTTTTCACGAATAACAGATGTAGAGCAGAGAGTTCGAGATCGGATAATGCGAAG gtaTCTAGACAGACTGGAAAATGCCGGTTGGGAAGGCGTAGATGTCGCTcaatattggaaaaagttgaagaagttGGGATTAACCGCGTTGGCAACTCATCGTCATTCATCAGTTGAAAGTCTTGCAAGCACATTGAACGGATTTTCTTTATATTCTTCAAACTCGAGCTCCGAATTAAGGACACCCAGGAGACGACGGCCGTTTTAG
- the F37C12.18 gene encoding CDT1 domain-containing protein (Confirmed by transcript evidence) — MSKKMDSKRKKERSRNYSPREIGIPTIFTPVPPHEKALIAEQSLRRFRTSVAKTPSKSDMSSFQESTAADSKQIADPHVLPRMALIRVYFMQNLFTTFELATDRSLQTLLRIVLNAISKEIRNEFSFYVFASPYDVIWKRPRCEVMKTPPSDNIFRQILVPSQMNLTLSELFLETKTDGLELMNIYLFVKNMTDENGSVDGMQSRKSWKYQQVIN; from the exons atgagcaagaaaatggattcaaaaagaaagaagGAACGCTCTCGTAATTATTCGCCGAGAGAAAT cggaaTCCCAACAATCTTCACACCAGTTCCTCCACATGAGAAGGCTCTGATTGCTGAGCAAAGTCTTCGACGTTTCCGTACTTCAGTTGCCAAAACTCCCTCCAAATCTGACATGTCTTCATTTCAAGAGTCTACAGCTGCTGATTCAAAACAAATTGCTGATCCGCACGTTCTGCCACGTATGGCATTGATTCGTGTGTATTTCATGCAAAACTTGTTCACCACATTTGAATTGGCAACTGATCGATCACTTCAGACACTTCTACGGATTGTGCTGAATGCTATATCCAAAGAGAT ccgcAATGAGTTCTCATTCTACGTCTTTGCTTCTCCATATGATGTAATTTGGAAACGTCCACGTTGTGAAGTGATGAAGACACCACCATCGGAtaacatttttcgacaaattctAGTTCCATCTCAAATGAATTTGACATTGTCTGAACTATTCTTGGAGACAAAAACGGATGGCCTAGAATTGatgaatatatatttattcgtTAAAAACATGACAGAT gaaaatggGTCAGTTGATGGTATGCAATCACGGAAAAGTTGGAAGTATCAGCAAGTCATCAATTAG
- the exos-9 gene encoding Exosome complex component RRP45 (Confirmed by transcript evidence), producing MRVQPVTNCEKAVILEALKIGKRFDFRSLEEFRDVKLVVGAEVGTAICTIGNTKVMAAVSAEIAEPSSMRPHKGVINIDVDLSPMANYANEHDRLGSKGMELIRLLELIIRDSRCIDVEALCIRAGKEIWKIRVDVRILDEDGSLLDCACLAAITALQHFRRPNVTLEPHHTLIYSEYEKAPVPLNIYHMPICTTIGLLDKGQIVVIDPTDKETACLDGSIVVACNKRREVCALHQSTNLILSTKQIERCVKLAMARAEALTAVVSDVIKQDQIERSAFKRPDGFAITTPSLILTAGTTASRQIRAPVIKTEPESFTQRSLYQPSVILNENPLSVGSVKQEDVDEETLLAEQLTTIQNSVGQVEVTEKQTVAVSSRKREVEEVNDLLDGLDDDDEEEEVQTMTLGSETVLNDVPMEEAPDAEDSLVNAKKKKKK from the exons ATGAGAGTTCAACCGGTGACAAACTGCGAGAAGGCTGTGATATTAGAggcgctgaaaattggaaaa agatttgaTTTTCGTAGTCTGGAAGAATTTCGGGATGTGAAGTTAGTGGTCGGAGCAGAAGTTGGAACTGCAATTTGCACTATTGGAAATACAAA agtaatGGCTGCAGTAAGTGCCGAAATCGCTGAACCATCGTCAATGAGACCACACAAAGGAGTTATTAATATTGACGTTGATTTGAGTCCAATGGCTAATTATG CCAATGAGCATGACCGTCTCGGGAGCAAAGGAATGGAACTGATTCGTCTATTGGAGCTTATTATTCGTGATTCTCGGTGTATTGATGTTGAG gCTCTCTGCATTCGCGCTGgaaaagaaatttggaaaattcgagtaGATGTCCGAATTCTTGACGAAGATGGAAGTCTTCTTGATTGTGCTTGTCTCGCTGCTATCACAGCTCTTCAGCATTTTAGACGACCAAATGTCACTTTGGAACCACATCACACTCTTATc TATTCGGAATACGAAAAAGCACCAGTTCCATTGAACATTTACCATATGCCAATTTGTACAACCATCGGATTATTGGATAAAGG acaaattgtAGTCATCGATCCAACAGATAAAGAAACTGCATGTCTTGATGGATCAATTGTAGTTGCCTGCAATAAGCGTCGCGAAGTTTGTGCCCTCCATCAGAGCACAAATCTCATTTTATCAACAAAGCAG atCGAGCGTTGCGTAAAGTTGGCAATGGCTCGTGCGGAAGCGCTCACTGCAGTTGTTAGTGACGTCATTAAACAGGATCAAATTGAAAG aagcGCATTCAAACGTCCGGATGGTTTTGCAATCACCACTCCATCACTCATTCTCACAGCTGGAACTACAGCTTCTCGTCAAATTCGTGCTCCTGTAATCAAAACTGAGCCTGAGTCGTTCACACAGAGAAGTCTCTACCAACCAAGTGTTATTCTTAATGAGAATCCATTGAGTGTCGGATCAGTCAAGCAAGAAGATGTTGATGAGGAGACATTGCTCGCCGAGCAACTTACAACTATTCAGAATAGTGTTGGACAAGTTGAAGTGACTGAGAAGCAGACTGTTGCAGTTTCCAGCCGAAAG CGCGAAGTAGAGGAAGTCAACGATCTTCTTGACGGACTCGACGATGACGACGAGGAGGAAGAAGTTCAAACAATGACACTGGGATCCGAAACAGTATTGAACGACGTGCCAATGGAAGAAGCTCCAGATGCCGAAGATAGCCTCGTGAATgctaaaaagaaaaagaagaagtag
- the exos-9 gene encoding Exosome complex component RRP45 (Confirmed by transcript evidence), with protein sequence MRVQPVTNCEKAVILEALKIGKRFDFRSLEEFRDVKLVVGAEVGTAICTIGNTKFSNGCSKCRNR encoded by the exons ATGAGAGTTCAACCGGTGACAAACTGCGAGAAGGCTGTGATATTAGAggcgctgaaaattggaaaa agatttgaTTTTCGTAGTCTGGAAGAATTTCGGGATGTGAAGTTAGTGGTCGGAGCAGAAGTTGGAACTGCAATTTGCACTATTGGAAATACAAAGTTC agtaatGGCTGCAGTAAGTGCCGAAATCGCTGA
- the pfd-5 gene encoding putative prefoldin subunit 5 (Confirmed by transcript evidence), with translation MAEEPKGVPLSELSLQQLGELQKNCEQELNFFQESFNALKGLLTRNEKSISALDDVKIATAGHTALIPLSESLYIRAELSDPSKHLVEIGTGYFVELDREKAKAIFDRKKEHITKQVETVEGILKEKRRTRAYISDAFQTKVQSQLATMNTQ, from the exons atggCAGAAGAACCGAAAGGAGTACCGCTGTCAGAGCTCAGCTTGCAACAACTCGGAGAACTCCAGAAGAATTGCGAACAAGAATTAAACTTCTTCCAGGAGTCTTTCAATGCTCTTAAA gGTCTTTTAACGCGGAacgaaaaaagtatttctgcTTTGGACGATGTGAAAATTGCAACTGCAGGACATACAGCTCTCATTCCACTTTCTGAATCG CTCTACATCCGTGCTGAACTATCTGATCCATCAAAGCATTTGGTGGAGATCGGAACTGGATACTTCGTGGAGCTGGACCGCGAGAAAGCCAAAGCAATTTTTGACCGTAAAAAGGAACATATTACAAAGCAG GTTGAGACAGTTGAGGGAATTCTGAAAGAGAAGCGAAGAACTCGGGCCTATATTTCGGACGCATTCCAGACCAAGGTTCAGTCTCAACTCGCCACGATGAATACACAATAA
- the dpy-31 gene encoding Zinc metalloproteinase dpy-31 (Confirmed by transcript evidence): MHKIFIIFGLLSLCAAHSLRDLSNKDEEDPPSSAPGVRKRRMMSEEDQKTVDYYMDKLNKLADEKHPEEIERHKNPELVAWDRKRDSVLNPEEQGKFFQGDIVLYPEQAKALYEQALTEGKTRVKRKFIGSNLRRWDASRPIIYAFDGSHTQREQRIIELALEHWHNITCLNFQRNDQANSGNRIVFTDVDGCASNVGRHPLGEEQLVSLAPECIRLGVIAHEVAHALGFWHEQSRPDRDQYVTVRWENIDKDSKGQFLKEDPDDVDNAGVPYDYGSIMHYRSKAFSKFDDLYTISTYVTDYQKTIGQRDQLSFNDIRLMNKIYCSAVCPSKLPCQRGGYTDPRRCDRCRCPDGFTGQYCEQVMPGYGATCGGKISLTRSTTRISSPGYPREFKEGQECSWLLVAPPGHIVEFQFIGEFEMYCKIRHSLCMDYVEVRNSTDFANTGMRYCCYGTPPTRIRSATTDMVVLFRSFYRGGKGFEARARAVPEAGNWNSWSPWTACSATCGACGSRMRTRTCPPGNACSGEPVETQICNTQACTGMCAQKREEEGQCGGFLSLLRGVRCRQEKTVMAPCENACCPGFTLQRGRCVR; encoded by the exons atgcacaaaatatttatcataTTCGGATTACTGTCATTATGTGCTGCTCATTCCCTTCGAGACCTTTCAAATAAAGATGAGGAGGACCCTCCCTCTTCAGCTCCAGGTGTTAGAAAACGGAGAATGATGTCAGAGGAAGATCAGAAAACAGTTGACTATTATATGGATAAACTGAATAAATTGGCTGATGAGAAGCACCCAGag gaaatcgaACGACACAAGAATCCAGAGTTGGTAGCATGGGATCGTAAGAGAGATAGTGTGCTGAATCCAGAAGAGCAGGGAAAATTCTTTCAAGGAGATATTGTTCTCTATCCAGAGCAAGCAAAGGCTCTTTATGAGCAAGCACTAACTGAAG gaaaaacaaGAGTAAAGAGAAAATTCATTGGGTCTAACTTGAGAAGATGGGACGCCAGTCGACCGATAATTTATGCTTTTGATGGAAGTCACA CCCAACGCGAACAAAGAATCATCGAACTTGCACTTGAACACTGGCACAATATAACTTGTCTCAACTTTCAAAGAAACGATCAAGCTAACTCTGGAAATCGAATTGTATTCACTGATGTTGATGGATGTGCATCAAATGTTGGGAGACATCCACTCGGAGAAGAACAACTTGTTTCACTTGCACCTGAATGTATTCGATTAGGAGTTATTGCTCATGAAGTTGCACATGCTCTTGGCTTCTGGCATGAACAATCGAGACCCGATAGAGATCAATATGTAACAGTTAGATgggaaaatattgataaagATTCAAAGGGGCAATTCTTGAAAGAAGATCCTGATGATGTTGATAATGCTGGAGTACCATATGATTATGGAAGTATCATGCATTACCGGTCCAAGGCATTCTCAAAGTTTGATGATTTGTATACAATCAGTACCTATGTCACggattatcaaaaaactattg GTCAACGTGATCAGTTATCTTTTAACGACATCCGACTAATGAATAAAATCTACTGCTCCGCAGTCTGCCCATCAAAACTTCCATGTCAACGTGGAGGATACACGGATCCACGTCGTTGTGATCGTTGTCGATGTCCTGATGGATTCACCGGGCAATACTGCGAACAAGTGATGCCTGGATACGGAGCCACTTGTGGtggaaaaatcagtttaacTAGATCTACAACTAGAATATCATCACCTGGATATCCAAGAGAATTCAAAGAAGGACAAGAATGCTCATGGCTTCTCGTTGCTCCACCAGGTCATATTGTAGAATTTCAGTTTATTGGAGAATTTGAGATGTACTGCAAAATTAGACATTCTTTGTGCATGGACTACGTAGAAGTTAGAAACTCTACTGATTTTGCAAATACTGGAATGAG ATATTGTTGCTATGGAACTCCTCCAACTAGAATCCGTTCTGCAACTACTGATATGGTTGTACTTTTCCGAAGCTTCTACCGTGGTGGTAAAGGCTTTGAAGCAAGAGCCCGTGCAGTACCAGAGGCGGGTAACTGGAATTCCTGGAGCCCCTGGACGGCATGTTCCGCAACTTGTGGAGCATGCGGAAGTCGCATGAGAACCCGAACATGTCCACCTGGAAATGCATGCTC tgggGAGCCAGTAGAAACACAAATTTGCAATACTCAAGCTTGTACGGGTATGTGCGCTCAGAAACGGGAGGAAGAGGGTCAATGTGGAGGTTTCCTTTCTTTGTTACGAGGCGTCCGTTGTAGACA agagaaGACGGTGATGGCTCCATGCGAGAACGCGTGCTGTCCAGGTTTCACTCTTCAGCGTGGCAGATGTGTCCGGTGA